A single Anatilimnocola floriformis DNA region contains:
- a CDS encoding NAD-dependent epimerase/dehydratase family protein — MVDPRVVEAVRELLRDRPLRILITGGTGFVGSRVASVLAEAGQQVTVTGRNFYRQGRARHPKTTFVASDLCDQPAIERLCLDHDVVIHAAALAAIWGDAKAFEAINVRGTQIVADACRQRPGTRLVHVSSTAIHFDFIDKLLVEEDAALPMRFANEYAKSKADAEEVIRRAVAAGVNAVTIRARAVFGPGDNSLLPRLLLAASKGRLPQIGDGSNLVDLTYVDNLAYALCLAIVRGEPGDVCTVTNESPVLLWPTLQHIFQHLKMPATRRKVSYKTALAIANLATFWHRIRRRRGEPVLTTYSVGLLAKTQTFSPAAAQKMLGYRAIVSMEEGQQRTLESLTARDESAGTCAVDVKLFTTGYTPQPYYLAERGQGRNIIPFHATCALITHPQFGHFLFDTGYAPRFRTATARFPYSIYGRLSPVVCSESLTIRAQLQELGIDSRDIRGIILSHYHADHVAGLRDFPSSDFISSQAAWSDVAGRSGFAALRRGFLPALLSDDFAKRLHTIESFHDPGFGPFSQTHDLFGDGSVRLIQLPGHARGQIGAIVQQGPAKRTLLAADAIWTLGSLRANALPHWKTFSFVDSVADMRTSLNQLHELSQQHPAIEIVPTHCPEIADRYSFGSIVKARLPGSAD; from the coding sequence ATGGTAGATCCCAGAGTCGTTGAAGCGGTTCGCGAGCTACTGCGCGATCGCCCGCTACGCATTTTGATCACTGGCGGCACGGGCTTCGTTGGCTCGCGTGTGGCCAGTGTTCTCGCCGAAGCCGGTCAGCAAGTGACGGTGACTGGTCGCAACTTTTATCGCCAGGGACGGGCTCGTCATCCCAAAACCACTTTTGTTGCGTCAGATCTATGCGATCAACCCGCCATCGAACGGCTTTGCCTCGACCATGACGTCGTGATTCATGCGGCAGCGCTGGCGGCGATTTGGGGCGATGCTAAAGCGTTTGAAGCGATCAACGTCAGAGGCACGCAGATCGTCGCCGACGCCTGCAGGCAACGGCCTGGAACTCGCCTGGTGCATGTTTCTTCCACGGCGATTCATTTTGATTTCATCGACAAGTTACTTGTGGAAGAAGACGCCGCGCTACCGATGCGTTTTGCCAACGAGTATGCCAAAAGCAAAGCCGATGCTGAGGAAGTCATTCGCCGCGCGGTCGCGGCTGGGGTGAATGCTGTTACCATCCGAGCTCGTGCGGTTTTCGGCCCTGGAGACAACAGTCTGCTGCCACGCTTGCTCTTGGCAGCAAGTAAAGGGCGGCTGCCGCAGATCGGCGACGGCAGCAATTTGGTCGACCTGACTTATGTCGACAATCTCGCCTATGCTCTCTGTCTTGCGATCGTTCGGGGGGAGCCTGGCGATGTTTGCACCGTTACCAACGAGTCGCCGGTTCTACTCTGGCCGACACTCCAACACATTTTTCAACACTTGAAAATGCCGGCTACACGCCGCAAAGTCTCGTATAAAACGGCATTAGCGATCGCCAATCTCGCGACCTTCTGGCATCGCATTCGCCGCCGCCGTGGCGAACCAGTGCTGACAACCTACAGCGTGGGGCTGCTGGCGAAGACTCAGACATTTTCCCCCGCCGCCGCCCAGAAGATGTTGGGTTATCGCGCGATCGTGTCGATGGAGGAAGGGCAACAGCGTACGCTGGAATCATTGACCGCTCGAGACGAGTCCGCGGGCACTTGTGCGGTTGACGTGAAGCTATTCACGACCGGCTACACGCCCCAGCCGTACTATCTGGCGGAACGCGGCCAGGGAAGAAACATCATCCCTTTTCACGCTACCTGCGCGCTGATTACGCATCCGCAGTTTGGACACTTTCTGTTCGATACGGGATACGCGCCGCGATTCCGCACTGCGACCGCGCGATTTCCTTACAGCATCTACGGTCGGCTGAGCCCTGTTGTGTGCAGCGAATCGCTCACGATTCGAGCACAACTGCAAGAGCTGGGGATCGACTCCCGCGACATCCGCGGAATCATCCTCTCGCACTATCACGCCGATCACGTGGCCGGGCTGCGTGATTTTCCCAGCAGCGATTTTATTTCGTCGCAGGCCGCTTGGAGCGATGTCGCCGGTCGCAGTGGTTTCGCCGCACTGCGAAGAGGCTTTTTGCCGGCGCTACTATCCGATGACTTCGCGAAGCGACTGCATACGATCGAATCCTTTCATGATCCAGGGTTTGGGCCATTCTCTCAAACGCACGATTTGTTCGGCGACGGCAGTGTCAGGCTCATCCAACTTCCGGGACACGCGCGCGGGCAAATCGGAGCCATCGTGCAGCAAGGTCCGGCAAAACGAACGCTGCTGGCAGCCGATGCCATTTGGACCCTCGGCTCGCTGCGCGCGAATGCCTTGCCACACTGGAAGACTTTCAGCTTCGTTGATTCCGTCGCCGACATGCGGACGTCGCTAAATCAATTGCATGAATTGTCGCAGCAGCATCCTGCCATCGAAATCGTCCCGACTCACTGCCCAGAAATCGCCGATCGGTATTCATTCGGCAGCATCGTGAAAGCGCGCCTGCCTGGGAGCGCCGACTAA
- a CDS encoding 3-oxoacyl-ACP synthase III family protein, whose protein sequence is MRIVSVAMAAPSSIQTADDLAPLIGRSAEWIRESTGVSCRRIAADDVSPSQLAAEAARKALASTGPPDLILYAGALAQQIVPDTAAFVQRELGLERVPCFTVNQTCLSFVVALQVANGLLRAGTYRRILICTGELASRGRSFEEAEAAALLGDGGAAAVVELCGDSSSDLIYSQLETWSDGLDLCAVRAGNHPRPRLETNYDDLFSFHMSGPRLYRFVRPRLKSFLTTFLESAGSSIEEVKVVVPHQASGPGLRLLEQFGFSTDRIVNIVADYGNCAAASIPMALALATEAGRIDRGDVVLLVGTAAGVSIGAALLRW, encoded by the coding sequence ATGCGCATTGTTTCCGTCGCAATGGCCGCACCTTCGAGCATTCAGACGGCCGATGACTTGGCTCCGCTCATCGGCCGTAGTGCCGAGTGGATCCGAGAAAGCACCGGCGTGTCGTGCCGGCGGATTGCTGCCGATGACGTTTCGCCTTCTCAACTCGCAGCCGAAGCGGCGCGGAAAGCTTTGGCTTCGACGGGGCCCCCGGACCTGATCCTGTATGCAGGCGCCCTCGCACAACAAATCGTGCCCGACACGGCTGCGTTCGTGCAGCGCGAGTTAGGCCTCGAACGCGTCCCCTGCTTTACCGTCAATCAAACTTGCTTGTCGTTTGTCGTTGCCCTGCAAGTTGCCAATGGACTGCTGCGAGCGGGGACTTACCGACGAATTCTCATTTGCACAGGCGAATTGGCCTCGCGCGGCAGGAGCTTCGAAGAAGCCGAAGCGGCAGCGCTGCTGGGAGATGGCGGTGCTGCCGCCGTTGTCGAGTTGTGCGGCGATTCGAGCAGCGATTTGATTTACTCACAGCTGGAAACCTGGTCCGACGGACTCGACCTTTGTGCTGTTCGAGCGGGGAATCATCCGCGGCCGCGGCTCGAGACTAATTACGACGACCTGTTCTCCTTTCACATGTCAGGCCCGCGGTTGTATCGCTTCGTCCGTCCCCGGTTGAAGAGCTTTCTCACGACATTCCTTGAGAGCGCGGGTTCGAGCATCGAAGAAGTGAAAGTAGTCGTTCCGCACCAGGCATCAGGACCGGGTTTGCGATTGCTGGAGCAATTTGGCTTTTCAACCGATCGCATTGTGAACATTGTCGCGGACTACGGAAATTGTGCTGCCGCCTCCATCCCGATGGCTTTGGCTTTGGCCACTGAGGCTGGCCGAATCGATCGCGGCGACGTGGTGCTATTGGTCGGAACCGCCGCCGGCGTTTCGATCGGAGCCGCATTGCTCCGATGGTAG
- a CDS encoding GNAT family N-acetyltransferase, with protein sequence MAGAVTLIDEPLQVAPEELLASGCDADWIELLTSRPANSLVRNLETRWAVLRVDDALMPVTINELEYDNSYVCSPYGGCVLYPQSEVKKVDNFFVRGLVRGLTFSLAPLLRATQINRIVCVNNWLLSTNLYPPFDCGHVSDLTQMLSERFPSHAITWRSLNDVTNPDLLQRLVAEGYLLVPSRQVYFFDGEDGAFLRKSNNVWDREQLRNSGLQIVTHDELQASDAPRIEQLYRWLYVDKYSPQNPQFTAELINEFRARQLLTMWGLRDSSGELVGVAGAFERNGVMTVPLVGYDTSLPQNLGLYRSLMSIVLHEAVRRKVKLNLSSGAAHFKRLRGGEPCIEYTAVYCRHLSFASRLAWRSLAALMQKVGVPILRKYQL encoded by the coding sequence ATGGCCGGTGCCGTCACTTTGATCGACGAGCCTTTGCAGGTCGCCCCCGAGGAATTGCTGGCAAGCGGCTGCGATGCCGACTGGATTGAGCTGCTAACGTCTCGTCCGGCTAACTCATTGGTTCGCAACTTGGAAACTCGTTGGGCCGTGTTGCGCGTTGACGATGCTCTGATGCCGGTCACGATCAACGAACTGGAGTACGACAATTCCTACGTCTGTTCTCCGTATGGTGGGTGTGTGCTCTATCCGCAGTCCGAGGTGAAGAAGGTTGACAACTTCTTCGTGCGGGGGCTCGTGCGCGGCTTGACATTTTCGCTCGCACCCCTGCTGCGAGCCACACAGATCAACCGAATTGTGTGTGTCAACAATTGGCTGCTGTCGACAAATCTTTACCCGCCGTTTGACTGTGGACATGTTTCTGACCTGACGCAGATGCTTTCAGAGCGTTTTCCGAGCCACGCGATCACCTGGCGATCACTGAACGACGTCACCAATCCCGACCTGCTGCAAAGGCTCGTAGCCGAGGGCTATCTCCTCGTTCCCAGCCGCCAGGTCTATTTCTTCGACGGCGAGGATGGAGCTTTTCTGCGGAAATCAAACAATGTTTGGGATCGCGAACAGCTGCGCAATTCTGGCTTGCAAATCGTGACACACGACGAGTTGCAGGCCAGTGATGCGCCGAGGATTGAGCAGTTGTATCGCTGGCTGTACGTCGATAAGTACTCTCCACAGAACCCTCAGTTCACAGCAGAGCTCATCAACGAGTTTCGCGCACGTCAGTTGCTCACGATGTGGGGACTGCGAGATTCGTCGGGTGAGTTGGTCGGAGTGGCTGGAGCATTCGAACGTAACGGCGTGATGACGGTTCCGCTGGTCGGGTACGATACGTCCCTGCCGCAAAACCTGGGGCTCTATCGCAGTTTGATGTCCATCGTTCTCCACGAAGCCGTTCGGCGAAAGGTGAAATTGAATTTAAGCAGCGGAGCGGCGCACTTCAAACGCTTGCGTGGCGGCGAGCCGTGCATCGAATACACGGCCGTGTACTGCCGGCATCTGTCCTTTGCCAGCCGCTTAGCGTGGAGATCGCTAGCCGCCCTGATGCAGAAGGTGGGAGTTCCGATTCTGCGAAAGTACCAACTATGA
- a CDS encoding ATP-grasp domain-containing protein, with protein MAKPALAPTRFVEDLADIANRHQIDMVIPTCEEIFYIAAKLHLFPPTVTVFSEPLSRLEQLHNKWTFASLVKSSSSAIQSPETHLAASPADLQAWIARQDLVDWVFKPVYSRFAARTLVGPKPEIVSTLRPSAADPWVMQRRIRGREFSTYSVAHNGVLRAHACYYSKYQVGIGSGIYFMAVDDERIRSFVQELVARLHFTGQLGFDLIQSDDGKLYVLECNPRATSGLHLLKSLPLAEAFLHQSGALLEPQSPPPSMLAAIVLLFSLPQAIAKRKLATLVADMREARDVMFAWNDLGPSLLSPISLLEVMATALRRRKPLTRAATFDIEWNGEPI; from the coding sequence GTGGCGAAGCCGGCTTTAGCGCCCACCAGGTTTGTCGAGGACCTGGCCGATATCGCAAACCGACACCAAATTGACATGGTGATTCCAACGTGCGAAGAGATTTTTTATATCGCTGCGAAGTTGCACCTCTTCCCGCCTACGGTGACCGTTTTTTCCGAACCCCTGTCTCGGCTTGAGCAACTGCACAACAAGTGGACGTTCGCTAGTTTGGTGAAGAGCAGTTCGTCTGCGATTCAATCACCCGAAACACATCTCGCAGCAAGTCCAGCCGACTTGCAAGCTTGGATTGCTCGACAAGACTTGGTCGACTGGGTCTTCAAGCCGGTCTATTCTCGGTTCGCCGCGCGTACGCTCGTTGGGCCGAAGCCTGAAATCGTTTCGACGCTTCGGCCGAGTGCCGCCGATCCCTGGGTCATGCAGAGGCGGATTCGCGGCCGGGAGTTTTCGACTTATAGTGTGGCCCACAATGGCGTTTTGCGCGCGCATGCTTGCTACTATTCCAAATACCAGGTGGGGATTGGTTCCGGGATTTACTTCATGGCGGTCGACGATGAACGCATCCGCTCGTTCGTCCAAGAGCTTGTTGCGCGACTGCATTTTACTGGGCAACTCGGCTTCGACCTGATCCAGTCCGATGACGGCAAACTCTACGTGCTGGAATGCAATCCGCGGGCAACCAGCGGCCTGCACTTGCTCAAGTCGCTACCACTTGCCGAAGCGTTCCTGCATCAGAGCGGGGCACTGTTGGAACCTCAATCGCCGCCGCCCTCGATGCTCGCAGCCATCGTGCTTCTCTTTTCACTTCCCCAAGCGATCGCCAAAAGAAAGTTGGCAACGCTGGTCGCGGACATGCGAGAAGCCAGGGATGTGATGTTTGCTTGGAATGATCTCGGCCCGAGTCTTCTTTCCCCGATCTCTCTGCTGGAGGTGATGGCGACCGCACTTCGCCGCAGAAAGCCACTCACGAGGGCTGCCACCTTCGATATCGAATGGAATGGGGAACCAATCTGA